From one Gemella morbillorum genomic stretch:
- the yajC gene encoding preprotein translocase subunit YajC, with amino-acid sequence MQGSYINILMIVFLFGFMYFMIIRPQSKRNKELKLLQDSLKEGDRIVTFAGIYGEIIEVGTLTVKLRIAPKVEIELDRNAIRSLVSK; translated from the coding sequence ATGCAAGGTTCATACATTAATATATTAATGATTGTGTTTCTTTTTGGATTTATGTATTTCATGATAATAAGACCACAATCTAAAAGAAATAAAGAATTAAAACTTCTTCAAGATTCTTTAAAAGAAGGAGATAGAATTGTTACTTTTGCTGGAATCTATGGAGAAATCATAGAAGTAGGGACACTAACAGTAAAATTAAGAATTGCACCAAAAGTGGAAATTGAATTAGATAGAAATGCTATTCGTAGCCTAGTTTCAAAATAA